From the Helicoverpa zea isolate HzStark_Cry1AcR chromosome 28, ilHelZeax1.1, whole genome shotgun sequence genome, one window contains:
- the LOC124643727 gene encoding tetraspanin-9-like, translating to MCCFAEFVVKYVLIIVNIVFCLAGLAIIGLGTAVHIQLDQIHELIPVNLSAISISIIVLGSFVFIISYCACCGALRESRCMLIFYAVIMAILASLKIYITVVIFRFLDSALSTVSGWLNTAFNNMELRPAYYGMENLFRCCGTTGPNSYTDRGEVIPPSCCGNLNNVTSNPENVQCAATDAFSGCTEMVGEYFETFGEAIGGVLIVVIIIELICVIFGLFLACQIRQKRYRA from the exons ATGTGTTGTTTCGCCGAGTTTGTagtgaaatatgttttaattatagttaacattgtattttgt cTCGCCGGCCTAGCCATCATAGGGTTAGGCACAGCGGTACACATACAACTGGATCAAATTCACGAGCTGATCCCAGTGAACTTGAGCGCCATATCTATAAGTATTATAGTTCTGGGCAGTTTCGTGTTCATCATATCTTACTGTGCTTGCTGCGGAGCGTTGAGGGAGTCGAGATGTATGCTTATTTTT TATGCTGTCATCATGGCAATCCTAGCCAGTTTGAAGATCTACATCACAGTGGTGATCTTCCGGTTCTTGGACTCTGCCCTATCAACTGTCTCCGGCTGGCTGAACACGGCTTTCAACAACATGGAGCTTAGACCAGCTTACTATGGAATGGAAAATCTG TTCCGTTGCTGCGGCACAACCGGCCCCAACTCCTACACAGACCGAGGGGAGGTAATCCCACCATCTTGCTGCGGCAACCTGAACAACGTGACTTCGAACCCTGAGAACGTGCAGTGCGCTGCTACTGACGCCTTCTCCGGGTGTACCGAGATGGTTGGAGAATATTTTGAGACCTTCGGAGAAGCTATCGGGGGAGTTCTTATTGTGGTTATCATTATTGAG CTCATCTGCGTGATCTTTGGATTGTTCCTGGCATGCCAAATCAGACAGAAAAGATACAGAGCATAA